Below is a window of Verrucomicrobiota bacterium DNA.
AGACCAGGGATATCTCATAATTTCCGGACAGCCCGAGTGATCCGTCCAAGGCCAGGGCATACCGTCGTCCGGCCTCCGCGTTGAAGACCACGCTCGACACATCGCGTTCCTGATCGATCGAGACAAAGCGTCCGGGGGCCAGGGTCAACGAAGTGAGATTGGTTCCGAGGTAGGCCTCCACCAACCACGTCACGTTGGCTCCCGTGCAGGTGATCAACACCGAGCCCGACTTCGGCGCTTCCCAGTCAAACCACACCGATTTCCCTCCACTAAACCCAGCGTGCTTGGGTTCGCCCGGTTCGCCCGACGCAAACTCGTTTGAACCGCTCAACGTCCAGGATTCCCCCTCGACCTTCCGCCGATTCGCAAAGGCGTCGTTCACAGGAGGTTCATGGTACTCCAGCGACAACGAGAAAGACTCGCCCGTGCCCGGGAGTCCGTCCGCAGCCAGGATGTAGGTCTGGCCGGCGACGACGTCCCAGATCACGGTGCAAAGCCGTCGCGTGGCATCGAATCGCACCGAGCGGGTGGGACGGAAAAGCGATCCCAGAATGGTCCCTGTGTAGACGTCGAGGATCTCCGTGTGACGATCCCCTTCCGACGTCAGTTTCACGGTTCCCGATTTCGGGCTCGTCCATTCGAACCAAATGGAGCCGGCTCCCTGATTGCCCGCGTGAATCGGCTCGCCCAATTCCCGGGTTGAACCGGCCGTGCTGGTTCGGGTCGAGAATCCCTCCCCGGTGAGGCGCGTTCTTTTGGAGAAATCGTCGTTGGCGGGCCGGACCACGATCGTCCTCTTCACCAGCCCGGAATCCGCCCCGACTCGGTCCACCGCGCGGGCGAACACTTCATGCGCTCCCGGATGCGCCAGCTCCAACTCGACCGACACAACACTTGAAGGGGGCCGGCTGACGACGTGAGCCAGGGTTTTGCCATCATAGATTTCCACGCGCTCGATGGAACCATCCGGATCCGACGCCTCGATCTCCACTTTCAGTTTTTGTCCGAAGGAGAGCACTAAACCATCCGCCGGCGATCGCCAGGCGAGGGACGGAACCGTGCTCAACACGGCTTCCCCGAAGTAGGCTGAAACGATGGGCGCGGTGGTGTTCACCGTTTTCACATTGTCCGCGCCAGACATCAGATCGGTGTCAGGAATGCCCAGGGGAACTCCTCGAAACAAGATGGCCGGGGTGGAGAGAAACGGAACGACCTCCCCTGGCGGATAAGCCATGACGGTGCGATAGATCATACCCTCGGCCGAAAACCTTCTGCCAAACGAGTATTCGAACACGCCCGGAATCAGGAGGCCGTCGGAGCCGGAGGAGCTTTCCCGATCGTGCTGACACCCAAAATTGTGCGTGATTTCATGCACAAACACATAATCGCCCACGGCATTTTGCCGGCGCACCACGCTGAACCCCAATGTCCGCGATTCGGGCTTGGCCTCCTGCATTAAGCTTGCGAGGCCGCCAAATCCAATGTCGCCCCCTTCCGTGATCAGACAGACCAGATCGGCCTGGTTGGTTTGCCTCCACCCATGAACTTCGTCCAGGAACCCGTCGTCGGGAAGGCGCAAGCGAGCCAGATTCGTTGAAAAACTCGAGGACTCTTCGTAAGCGACTTCCCGCTGATCCACAAGGCGCAGCCGCGTCAGCGCGCGGCTGTTCTGATAAACCGCGTTGGCTTCGGCGACCGCCAATTGACCCAAAACGCGAATCGCTTCCTCTCCTCCCGCCCCCTGCTTGGCCGCCACGGTGTAGACGATCATCAGATCCACCACCGCGACTTGTTGGGTCAAGGGTTCGAGCACCGGGCTCAGGCTTTGCCTTGTGAAACCGTTTCGCAGGGCAGGGTTCTCCCCGGTGGGAAGCCTGTCGCAGGTGCCACAGCGCGGGACCGCGTCGGAGAGTTCGAACAGCCGGACCCGTCCTCCCGCTTCGCCTTCGAATCGAAACCGGCCGGCGCCTGGAACCGCCACCGAGCCGGCCACGATGTTCCCTGAGCCGCTCATCAACACCAAACTTCCTTCCACGTCCTGAACCTGGCCGGTCGCGCTCCATTGACCCTCGCGATGCTCGACCTGAGTGAGAATCGCCTCGAAATCCGCCCCCTTGAAAAAATTGAGTCGCGCACGTTTGCCTGAATTGAAGGGGAAGATCCCTGCGGCGTTGTCGACCTTGTCCTTCATTCGGGCTGATCGAATTCGCTTGAAGGGGCCTCCGATCGAAGCGGGGGTCAAGGATTTCTCCTGCTGGGTTTCATCCTCTGAAAACCATGGATTGGTGGACTCACTCGTCGTCGCCTGAGCCCAAGTGACGCTCCAACTCAGCAAGAAAACGCCTAGCCATTCAGCCCGCAGCAGCTGACGGAGCAGCCTCGGGAGGATGGAAGCTCTGTTTGAATTCATCGTTGCTCGAGCGAAAGGCCCCGTTTTCTCATCCCGCCGAGGCCTCAACGCATCCCCATCATCGTTCATTCTGTTGTCCACCTCAGGTTCATCGTCTTTCGCTATCAACCACTTAAGCGGCTCCTCCGCCGTTGGATTCCCCAGTGTTGAGCAAGTCGCAAACCAGCTCAAGGCTGAGAATGGAACGATGACCATGACTATCCCGGCAACGATGCTTCCGCCCGTTGCGGGAGCGCGCCGTTCCTGGCGCTTGAGCCCGGATATTTCATACACCTCCATCGGGAGACGCGGCGAGAGCCCGACAGCCTGCCCGAAGTGAAACAGGCGTCCTTTCCGCCGGGGAAGCTCAACTCAAATGTCGATGGAGCTCTAAGAACGGCGGTACGGGACAGTCCAAAACATCCGCCACCGCGCGGAGGAACTCGGCCTCCCGCACCCCAAGCACCGCGTCATGAGCGGCGGTGATCGCCAAGGCGAACAAGATTTTCTTTTTGAGTGCGGGGCCCACCTTGGCCGCTTCCGTCAACGCGGCATTCACCTCGGCCAGGCCCACTTCGCATGCCGGGTCGTGTTCCTCCGCGAAACCCATGGCACTCCATCCTGCCCGACGCGCTTCTCTTTCGAGTCGCTCGTCGTTCTGGCCGATTTTGGCCGCGAGCCCGACGAGCAAACTCAACGAGCTCTTGATGGCCACCAGCGAAAACACCTCCACTCGCTCCCTCGGACGAGCCTCGAAGTGCGGCGCCAAGTGCCGCTCCAAACATTTTTCCAGAGCGAACTCGAAAAGATCCACCGCCTCGTCCGCCTCAATCAAACGCCTCGTGCTTTTTGCGAATCGTTCGTAACCCTCAGGCTGGAGTTGTCGCAAGGCACTCAGGCAAAGCTCGATGATCGGAAGGCGTCCGGCTTCTCCCAGCTCGCGGATGAGAGGCCGCCATTGAGTCACCCATTCCTCCGCCTTCCCCTCCAGTTCTTCCCGCAACAAACCGAGCTGGCGCCGGGCCACCTCTTCATCCTCCGAAATCAGAGCGGCCCACACCACGGCGGGCGCCTGTTGCGGATTCCGCACCGCCTCCAGCAACCCCGGATCGAGACCCGACTTCCATTCCCTCGCCAACTCCAGGTGCATCGGTCGAGGCTGACCGATCGAAGCCATGGCTTCCGCCACCGCGACGCCGCTCGCCAGAGGGGCGATCTCCGCACGAGCAACCGATTTCCCCTGCAACCGTCCGGCGATCGCGTTCTCTGAACGGCTCAGCTCGTCCTCCGCGGGCGGCAATCCGGCAAAATCGCCGTCGAAATGGGGTTCCATGGCCCGGATGCGCTCCAGGAGAGGCGGGTGAGTGGACATCCAATTCAGAAATGAATCCGAACGCGCGTTTCCGAAAAACAAATGACCGGCCTCGTCGGCGTGAGGCGATGTCAGTTTCGCGCGCAAAGGCAAGCCCCCGATTTTCTTCAAGGCCCCGGCGAGTCCTCCTGGGTTGCGGGTGAACTGAACCGCCGCTGCGTCTGCAAGAAATTCGCGCTGTCTCGAGACGGCGGCTTGAATGAGGCGCCCGAAGAAAACGCCGATCCATCCCGCCACCACCAGCACCAGCCCCACCAAAGGCAGGGGGTTGCGCTTGCGTCCGTCACCGCCTCCGCCTGACCGCAGCAGAATTCTTCCCAGCACCGTGAGGCAGACGAGCCCGAAAATGACCCCGACCAACTTCAAATTGAGGCGCATGTCGCCGTTGAGGATGTGGCTGAATTCGTGTGCGATCACGCCTTGCAACTCGTCCCGCGTGAGCCGTCGCAGGCAACCCTCGGTGACGCCAATGACCGCGTCCCCGGTCCCGTGTCCAGCCGCAAACGCATTGATCCCCCGTTCTCCTTCCAACAGGTACACCGGTGGCACCGCGGTGCCGGACGCCAGGGCCATTTCCTCCACTACATTCAAGAGGCGGCGCTCGGCCGGATCGTGAGTGTCGGAACGGACCAACCTGCCCCCGAGCATTTCCGCCACCGCTCCGCCGCCACGGCGAAGTTCAGCCATCTTGGAAAGGCTTCCTCCGGCCACGATCGCCAGCGTCCCGGCCGCCACGGCGATGAAGAGCCGCGGGTCCCAAAGCGCGGAGGGATCGAATCCGGTTTCGACCCCCGTGTGATCGAGAAAGATCAGGGCCAGCGCGGCGTAGATCGCCAGGATCGTGAGCACGACGGCCAGGCCAAAATACACGACCAGACGGCGGGTTCGTCCGCGCGCCGATTCCTGCCTTGCGAAGAAATCCACGGTCAGCTGAACGAGACCTTGGGAGCCTGCTTCTCCCGCTCGTCCGTGATCTGGAAGAGCTCGGCCGCCCCGAATTGAAACATGCCCGCGACGAGGCTTCCCGGGAATTGTTCCCGCCGGGTGTTATAAACCATCACGGCGTCGTTGTAGGCCTGGCGGGCGAAAGAGACTTTGTTTTCGGTCGAGGTCAGTTCTTCCATCAGTTGCGACATGGACTGATTGGCTTTCAAGTCGGGATAGGACTCGGCCAGGGCGAAGAGCCGGCCGAGGCTTCCTTGCAGCGCGCCCTCGGCGGCCGCCAATTGCTGCATCGCTTGCGGATCGCCCGGATTGGCCGCCGCGCGCGTCCCCGCACTTTGGGCGGAATTCCGAGCCGCGATCACCGCTTCCAGCGTTTCTCGCTCGTGCTTGAGATAGCCTTTCGCGGTTTCGACGAGGTTGGGAATCAAATCATACCGGCGCTTGAGTTGAACATCAATTTGCGCAAACGCGTTTTTGAAACGATTGCGCAAGCCGACGAGGCCGTTGTAGCTCCCGATCGCCCAAAGGCCGATGACCACCGCCAGCACGGCGGCCGACGCGAGGAGAATGAGGATGGGTGTCATAGTGCTTTCTTCGATTTACCAGGGGTGCAGGCTAATCGAAAGCATTCGCTAGGGAAGATTACTTTTTCAAACGCTGTTTCCAGTGCCCGCGCCCGGCCCTGACGATCGAGGCTGCCACTGTCCCAGCACCACCGCTCCCACGATCAGCGCCAGAGCCAGCCAGAATTGCGAGGTCATCGGTTCCCCTAGAAAATAATGGGAGAAGAGCATCGTGGTGACCGGGATCAAATTTCCAAACAGAAAGGCCCGGCTTGTCGGCCAGGCGCGCAAGGCGTCATTCCACAATCCAAAGGCGACCAGGCCGCTGAGGATCACGCTGTAGGCCATCAGGCCCAGCGCCAGTGAGTCGTGGGTGCAGCCGCGCCAGCTCAGCTCGGCTCCAGCCAGCGGCAACAGCAGGGCACCCGCTCTCCAAAACGATTGGCCCGTCAGTTCCAACCCTG
It encodes the following:
- a CDS encoding M48 family metallopeptidase; the encoded protein is MDFFARQESARGRTRRLVVYFGLAVVLTILAIYAALALIFLDHTGVETGFDPSALWDPRLFIAVAAGTLAIVAGGSLSKMAELRRGGGAVAEMLGGRLVRSDTHDPAERRLLNVVEEMALASGTAVPPVYLLEGERGINAFAAGHGTGDAVIGVTEGCLRRLTRDELQGVIAHEFSHILNGDMRLNLKLVGVIFGLVCLTVLGRILLRSGGGGDGRKRNPLPLVGLVLVVAGWIGVFFGRLIQAAVSRQREFLADAAAVQFTRNPGGLAGALKKIGGLPLRAKLTSPHADEAGHLFFGNARSDSFLNWMSTHPPLLERIRAMEPHFDGDFAGLPPAEDELSRSENAIAGRLQGKSVARAEIAPLASGVAVAEAMASIGQPRPMHLELAREWKSGLDPGLLEAVRNPQQAPAVVWAALISEDEEVARRQLGLLREELEGKAEEWVTQWRPLIRELGEAGRLPIIELCLSALRQLQPEGYERFAKSTRRLIEADEAVDLFEFALEKCLERHLAPHFEARPRERVEVFSLVAIKSSLSLLVGLAAKIGQNDERLEREARRAGWSAMGFAEEHDPACEVGLAEVNAALTEAAKVGPALKKKILFALAITAAHDAVLGVREAEFLRAVADVLDCPVPPFLELHRHLS
- a CDS encoding LemA family protein: MTPILILLASAAVLAVVIGLWAIGSYNGLVGLRNRFKNAFAQIDVQLKRRYDLIPNLVETAKGYLKHERETLEAVIAARNSAQSAGTRAAANPGDPQAMQQLAAAEGALQGSLGRLFALAESYPDLKANQSMSQLMEELTSTENKVSFARQAYNDAVMVYNTRREQFPGSLVAGMFQFGAAELFQITDEREKQAPKVSFS